The following DNA comes from Rhodopseudomonas boonkerdii.
TGACGGGGATGCGAATTTCCGGGAAAATGTCCGTGGGCGTCCGAAGTGCGGCGAGCGGCCCAACGATCAGAAGCAGCAAGGCCAACACGACGAAGGTGTAGGGCCTAGTCAGGGCGATGCGTACCAACGAAATCATGAAGTAACGGTCCCCGACAATCTCTCAGCGATCATTCTCACAGGCGAGCCTCTGCTGTTCCGCTCGAAACGCCCCGTCTAACCTGACGAGCCTTGTCCGATTAGCCCGTCGCATCGGGATGGACTTATGACAAAGGCTCATCAATCGCGGGGCACCGGCGCAGCCGTGGAGTACTGGCTGAAGAAGCCTGATTTACCTCAACGGTATGAAATTGGCTATGTAACCAAGGCTCGCGGCAGTTCACTTCACCGATAGTGTTAACAATTCAGCGCTGCCGTGGCAGCCCGACAACAGTTTGAGGCTTCAACAAACATATTTCAGGCGGTGAGCGGCACGCCCGAAGATGAAAAATCTGTAATGCGCATGATAGCGGCAATGACTTGCCTATCTGGGCACCTTGCCGCCCGCCGATCAGGCTGAAAGCATTACGGCATCAGCCTGAGCGCATCGGCAAAGAAGTCCGGCCCTCCGAAATTTCCGGACTTCAGTGCGAGCCACATGTCGCCCTGTCCCGCGCCTACAGCGCGGAGCACGGGAACGCCAGCCGCGATTTCGGCCCCCACAAGGAAGCCCGGAATACCCAGCCGATCGACCACCGCGCCCGACGTCTCACCGCCGGCCACGACCAGCCGCCGAACGCCGGCACCGACCAGCGCCTCTGCAAGATCGGCCATGGCCTGCTCGATGGCGTGGCCGGCAGCCTCATGACCATGGCGCTTCTGCAATTGCGCGACCTGATCGGGCGACGAGCTGCTTGCGATCAAGACGGGCCCCTCGCTCAGACGCTCCTTCGCCCAGGCGATCGCGCGCCGGACCTCATCCTCGCCGACGACGACCTTGTCCGGATCGAGATGCAGCACCGGCATCGCCTGCCCGGCCCGGGCAATCTGTTGCAATGTCGCTTGCGAACAGCTGCCGGCGAGACACGCGGCGGCACCGCCGACGGGCTTTTCCGCTGTGGACGCTGCGCTCGCGACCTTCACGCGACCCAACGTGACGAGCCCACGCGCGAGACCAAGGCCAAGGCCGGAGGCGCCGACCGATAAGCGGTGATCGAGCGCGACCGCACCGATGGTTTCGAGATCCTTCGCAAACACCGCATCGACGATGGCGGCGCCAAATCCGTTCTCAGACAATCCATCGAGATGCGAGCGCATCACATCGGCACCGCTTGCAACGATGCCAAGATCGACCAGACCAATATTGGTCCCGCTCTGCCGCGCCAGCACGCGGACGAGATTTGAATCATGCATCGGATTGAGCGGGTGATCCTTCAGCGGGCTCTCGTTCAACGGCACCGGACCGACAAACAGATTGCCCTGATACACGGTGCGCCCGGTATCCGGAAAAGCCGGTGTCACGAGCACGATATTGTCGCCGGCATCGATCCGCAGCGCATCCATCACCGGGCCGATATTGCCCTTGTCGGTGGAATCGAAGGTCGAGCAGATCTTGAACAGCACATGCGACGCGCCGCGGCTGCGCAGCCACCTGTCGGCCACACGCGATTTCTGCACAGCGGCGCTCGCCTCGATCGAACGACTCTTCAGCGACACGACGACGGCATCGACCTCGGGCAGCTTCAGGTCATCGGCAGGGATGCCAATGGTCTGTACAGTGCGCAGCCCGTTGCGTGTGAGCGTATTGGCGAGATCGGAGGCGCCGGTATAGTCATCGGCAATGCAACCCAGCGCGAGACTCATACCTTCACTCCCGCATAGGGCTTGAACCAGCCGAGACCTGCGACCGTCTCTCCCGCGGGGCGATACTCGCAGCCGACATAATTGTCATAGCCGAGACGGTCGAGTTCCGCGAACAGGAATGGATAGTTCAGCTCCTCACCCGCCGGCTCATTGCGCGAAGGCACGCTTGCGATCTGGATATGGCCGATCAGCGGCATCATCTCGCGCAGGCGCATGGTAACATCACCATGCAGGATCTGGCAGTGATAGATATCGAATTGCAGCCCGACATTGGGAATGCCGAGCTCGACGATGATATCGCGCGCGAACATGAAGTCGTTGAGGAAATAGCCGGGCACATCGCGGCCGTTGATCGGCTCGATGACGACATCGATGCCGTGATCGCCGAGGAAATCCGCGGTCCACTCGAGCGATTTCTTGAATGCATCGACCGCCTTGGGATCGTGGCGATCCGCGAGGCCAGCCATCATGTGCAGACGGCGCACGCCGGTGGCCTCGGCATAAGGCAATGCCGTATGCAGGCTCTGGCGCAGCTCGTCGAACTTGTCCGGGCGCGCAGCAAAGCCCTTCTCCCCGGCATTCCAGTCCCCGGGCGGAAGATTGAAGAGCACCTGCTTCAGACCATTGCGCTTCAGGCGCAGGGCGACGTCTTCAGGTTTGTATTCGTACGGGAAGAGAAATTCGACGGCCGTGAAGCCTGCCTTGGCGGCGGCATCGAAGCGATCGAGGAACGGATGCTCGTTGAACATCATGCTGAGATTGGCAGCGAAACGGGGCATCGGCGGTCTCCGAACTATTTTGTCTCGCCCGGAAGCGCTGTCCCGGTCACCTGCGCATACATGCGCGCCACCGATGCATCGTCGTCGCGGCCCATGCCGGCGGCGGATGTCATCAGGAACATCTGCAAAGCCGCCGCCGATACCGGCACCGGGAATTTCGCGGTCCGCGCCATGTCCTGGATGATGCCGAGATCCTTGACGAAGATATCGACCGCGCTGCGCGGCGTATAATCGCCGTCGAGCACATGCGGCACGCGATTCTCGAACATCCACGAATTGCCGGCGGAGGCGGTGATCACCTCGTAGACCTTGCGGATGTCGAGGCCCTGCCTGGCGGCAAATGCGATCGCCTCGGAAGCTGCGGCGATATGCACGCCGGCCAGAAGCTGATTGATCATCTTGAAGGCCGCCCCCTGCCCGGCCGCATCGCCGAGCTCATAGAGCTTTGCTGACATCGCATCGAGCGCGGGACGGGCTCTGGCGAAGGCGGCAGCGCTACCGGAGGCGAGGATGGTCAATTCGCCCTGCGCCGCACGCTGGGCTCCACCGGAGATGGGCGCATCAAGATAATGGCGACCGGTGGCTTCGAGCTGCTTGGCAAGGCGACGAGCCACCTCGGGATCCATGGTCGCGGAAGAGATGAAGACGGCATCCCGGGCAAGGGTTTCAGCCGCACCGCCCGTGCCGAACAGGATCGCCTCGGTCTGCGCCGCATTGACCACCACGCTGACAACGATATCGGCCGCCTTGGCAGCCTCCGCCGGGGTGGCCGCGCCTTGCCCGCCCTCTCCCACGAAGCGCTTCACGGCCGCAGCGGACACATCACATCCCGTAACGGTAAAGCCCGCACGCAGGAGCGACAGCGCCATGCCATAACCCATGGAGCCCAGACCGATGACGGCCACGCGCGGTTTGTCGGATGCAGATGACATGCAGCAGTTCCTCGGACTTTCCAGCCGGCCGCTGATCGGGCCTTGGCTCCTCGGTAACACGGCTTGGCCTTCCTGCCAAAGCATGGGACAACGCCGGCACGAGGAAATGCCATGACTGACACACAGCTGCGTGACGACATCTGCCGGTTCGGCCGTTCCCTGTTCGAGCGCGGCCTGACGCCGGGCTCGTCCGGCAATATCAGCGTACGCTGCGAGGACGGCGGCTGGCTGGTGACCCCGACCAATGCCTCGCTCGGCAGGCTCGATCCCGCCAGGCTGTCGCGGCTGGATAAGGACGGTCGGCTGGTGTCCGGCGACAAGCCGACCAAGGAAGTGCCGCTGCATACGGCGCTGTATGACACCCGCAGCAGCGCGCAGGCCATCGTGCATCTGCATTCGACTCACTCGGTGGCAGTATCGATGCTGCCTGAGGTAAACCCGCGCGCGGTGCTGCCGCCGATGACGCCCTATTACATGATGAAGTGCGGCGCCACGGCGCTGGTGCCGTACTATCGGCCGGGCGATCCGGCGGTGGCGGATGCGATCAAAGGGCTGGCCGGGAAGTATTCATCGGTGCTGCTCGCCAATCACGGCCCGGTGGTTGCCGGCGACAGCCTCGAGGCAGCGGTCTATGCGATGGAGGAGTTGGAGGAGACGGCCAAACTGTATCTCCTGCTGCGCGGGCTGAACCCGCGGCATCTGTCCCCGGAGCAGGTGAATGATCTGGTGAAGGTGTTCGGGCTGACGGTGCCGGAGCACGGGCACGATCACTGATCGTGCCCCTAACTCACAACCCCAAATACGCCTTCCTGACATCTGGATTGGTAGCGATTTCCGAGGCCTTGCCCTGCATCAGCACGCGGCCGGTCTGCAGGATATAGGCGCGGTCGGCGATCTCCAGGACTTCGGCCATCCGCTGCTCGACGATCAGCACGGTCATGCCGGTGTCGCGGATCTTCTTCACAGCCTGGAATATCTCGTCCACCAGTTTCGGCATGATGCCCTGCGACGGCTCGTCCAGCATCAGCAACCGCGGACGCGTCATCAGCGCGCGGCCGATGGCCAGCATCTGCTGTTCGCCGCCGGACAGGGTTTCGGCGCGCTGTTCAAGGCGTTCGGACAGGCGCGGAAACAATTCGAACACGAGTTTCAGCGGCTCCTCGCGGTCGGTCTGGTTGCGATACATATAGCTGCCGAGCTTGAGATTGTCGTGCACCGACAGCCGCGGAAACAGCCGGCGGTTCTCTGGCACATAGGCGATGCCGCGCGCGGTGATCAAATGCTGCGCCATGCCGTTGATCTGCTGGCCGTCGAAGGTAACCGTGCCGGAGCGCGGGCGCTCGGCGCCGGCGATGGATTTGATCAGCGTCGACTTGCCGGCGCCATTGGCGCCGCAGACGGCGACGACCTCGCCCTTGGCGACGTCGATGGTGACGTCCGAAATGGCGACCAGCCCCTGATAGGCGGTGGTGACGTCACGCACCGACAGCATGGCGATCCCCGAGATATGCACTGATGACTTCTGGATGCCGGACGACATCCGCGGGTTTGCCCTCGACGAGCTTCTTGCCGAGATTGAGCACGATGGCGCGATCGACCAGCGGCATCACGATTTCCATCACATGCTCGACCATCAGCACCGTAACGCCGGTCTCACGCACCTTGCGCACCAGTGCGACGCCGGACTGCGCTTCCAGCGGCGTGAGGCCGGTGAGGCATTCGTCGAGCATCAGGAGTTTTGGCTCAGTGGCGAGCGCACGGGCAACTTCAAGACGGCGCTTCTCGGATGGAATCAGCTCGCGCGCAAGCTTGTCCGCGCGAGGGCCGAGGCCGCAGAATTCCAGAACTTCATGCGCCTTGCGACGGGCGTCCTTCATCTTGTCGTTGCGGATCAGCGCGCCGACGATGACATTGTCGATGACGGTCATCGTCTCAAAACTCTTCACCACCTGGAAGGTGCGCGCGATACCGAGGGCACAGCGCTCGGCGGCAGGCATGCGGGTGACGTCCTTGCCGTCAAACCAGATCGATCCCTGGGTCGGCGGCAGCACGCCGGCGATCAGGTTGAACAGCGTCGACTTGCCGGCGCCGTTCGGGCCGATCAGACCGACGATTTCGCCGGCATCGACCGAGATCGAGACATCACTATTGGCAATCAGGCCGCCGAAGCGCTGCCAGACGCCGCGTGTTTCAAGCAGAGGCGCGCTCATTGCGGCACTCCTTTCGAAGCCGGTCGTCGTGCGAACAGACCGAGCAGGCCATCCGGCCGCGCCAGCGAGATCAGCACGATGACGGCGCCATAGAGAATGAGATCGACGCCGCGGCCGGAGCCGCCGATGAAGGAGCGCGTGAGTTCGGTCATGGGGATCAGGATGACGGCACCCAACACCGGCCCCCACAGCGTGCCGATGCCGCCGAGCACGGCAGGCAGCGCCATCAGCAGCGAGAACTGGAAGGTCATCACGCTTTCAGGATCGATATAGGAGACGAACTGGGCATAGAAGCTGCCGCCGATGGCAGTGAGGAAAGCGGAGACGGCCGCCGCGCCCATCTTGGAATTGAAGACCACGACGCCAAGGCTCTCGGCCGCATCGGGATTGTCCTTCACCGCGCGCCACCAGAAGCCCCATTTGGAATCTTCCAGCCACCAGGTAATCAGCCAGGCGACACAGCAGAACACCAGCGCGAAGTAGTAGAAGGGAAGCTTGCTGCGGGTGAACTGGAATTTCGCCCAGCTATCACCGCGCACGGGAATATCGATGCCGAGCGCGGCTCCGGCCCATTCCCAATTGTGGAACAGCAGGAAGCCGATTTCGGCGATGACGATGGTGGCGATCACGAAGTAATGGCCGCGCAGGCGGAAGGTGGGATAGCCGAGGCCGAGCGCGATCAGCGCCGACAGAATGCCGCCGCCGAGCATGCCGAACCAGGGCAGCACACCGAACTTGGTGAACAACAGCGCCGTCGTATAGGCGCCTAGGCCGAAATACAGCGCATGGCCGAGCGAAATCTGGCCGCAATAACCGCTGAGGATGTTCCAGGCCTGCGAGAGCGCCGCATACATCAAGGTCAGCACCATGATGTTTTGCACATAGACGTCCTTGACGAAGAACGGCACGCAGGCGGCGATGGCGGCAAGCACGGCGGCGAGGATGAGGTCGCGACGGCGACGCTGGGTGAAGCTGTCCATCAGATCGATCCGAACAGGCCGCGCGGCCGAATGAAGACGACGAGAAGATAGACGGCATAGATGCCGACCGATTTCAGCGAGGGCGGCAGGATCATCGCCGTGGTCGCCTCGACAAGGC
Coding sequences within:
- the otnK gene encoding 3-oxo-tetronate kinase, with translation MSLALGCIADDYTGASDLANTLTRNGLRTVQTIGIPADDLKLPEVDAVVVSLKSRSIEASAAVQKSRVADRWLRSRGASHVLFKICSTFDSTDKGNIGPVMDALRIDAGDNIVLVTPAFPDTGRTVYQGNLFVGPVPLNESPLKDHPLNPMHDSNLVRVLARQSGTNIGLVDLGIVASGADVMRSHLDGLSENGFGAAIVDAVFAKDLETIGAVALDHRLSVGASGLGLGLARGLVTLGRVKVASAASTAEKPVGGAAACLAGSCSQATLQQIARAGQAMPVLHLDPDKVVVGEDEVRRAIAWAKERLSEGPVLIASSSSPDQVAQLQKRHGHEAAGHAIEQAMADLAEALVGAGVRRLVVAGGETSGAVVDRLGIPGFLVGAEIAAGVPVLRAVGAGQGDMWLALKSGNFGGPDFFADALRLMP
- the otnI gene encoding 2-oxo-tetronate isomerase encodes the protein MPRFAANLSMMFNEHPFLDRFDAAAKAGFTAVEFLFPYEYKPEDVALRLKRNGLKQVLFNLPPGDWNAGEKGFAARPDKFDELRQSLHTALPYAEATGVRRLHMMAGLADRHDPKAVDAFKKSLEWTADFLGDHGIDVVIEPINGRDVPGYFLNDFMFARDIIVELGIPNVGLQFDIYHCQILHGDVTMRLREMMPLIGHIQIASVPSRNEPAGEELNYPFLFAELDRLGYDNYVGCEYRPAGETVAGLGWFKPYAGVKV
- the ltnD gene encoding L-threonate dehydrogenase, with translation MSSASDKPRVAVIGLGSMGYGMALSLLRAGFTVTGCDVSAAAVKRFVGEGGQGAATPAEAAKAADIVVSVVVNAAQTEAILFGTGGAAETLARDAVFISSATMDPEVARRLAKQLEATGRHYLDAPISGGAQRAAQGELTILASGSAAAFARARPALDAMSAKLYELGDAAGQGAAFKMINQLLAGVHIAAASEAIAFAARQGLDIRKVYEVITASAGNSWMFENRVPHVLDGDYTPRSAVDIFVKDLGIIQDMARTAKFPVPVSAAALQMFLMTSAAGMGRDDDASVARMYAQVTGTALPGETK
- a CDS encoding aldolase, which produces MTDTQLRDDICRFGRSLFERGLTPGSSGNISVRCEDGGWLVTPTNASLGRLDPARLSRLDKDGRLVSGDKPTKEVPLHTALYDTRSSAQAIVHLHSTHSVAVSMLPEVNPRAVLPPMTPYYMMKCGATALVPYYRPGDPAVADAIKGLAGKYSSVLLANHGPVVAGDSLEAAVYAMEELEETAKLYLLLRGLNPRHLSPEQVNDLVKVFGLTVPEHGHDH
- a CDS encoding ABC transporter ATP-binding protein, which encodes MLSVRDVTTAYQGLVAISDVTIDVAKGEVVAVCGANGAGKSTLIKSIAGAERPRSGTVTFDGQQINGMAQHLITARGIAYVPENRRLFPRLSVHDNLKLGSYMYRNQTDREEPLKLVFELFPRLSERLEQRAETLSGGEQQMLAIGRALMTRPRLLMLDEPSQGIMPKLVDEIFQAVKKIRDTGMTVLIVEQRMAEVLEIADRAYILQTGRVLMQGKASEIATNPDVRKAYLGL
- a CDS encoding ABC transporter ATP-binding protein; protein product: MSAPLLETRGVWQRFGGLIANSDVSISVDAGEIVGLIGPNGAGKSTLFNLIAGVLPPTQGSIWFDGKDVTRMPAAERCALGIARTFQVVKSFETMTVIDNVIVGALIRNDKMKDARRKAHEVLEFCGLGPRADKLARELIPSEKRRLEVARALATEPKLLMLDECLTGLTPLEAQSGVALVRKVRETGVTVLMVEHVMEIVMPLVDRAIVLNLGKKLVEGKPADVVRHPEVISAYLGDRHAVGA
- a CDS encoding branched-chain amino acid ABC transporter permease, which produces MDSFTQRRRRDLILAAVLAAIAACVPFFVKDVYVQNIMVLTLMYAALSQAWNILSGYCGQISLGHALYFGLGAYTTALLFTKFGVLPWFGMLGGGILSALIALGLGYPTFRLRGHYFVIATIVIAEIGFLLFHNWEWAGAALGIDIPVRGDSWAKFQFTRSKLPFYYFALVFCCVAWLITWWLEDSKWGFWWRAVKDNPDAAESLGVVVFNSKMGAAAVSAFLTAIGGSFYAQFVSYIDPESVMTFQFSLLMALPAVLGGIGTLWGPVLGAVILIPMTELTRSFIGGSGRGVDLILYGAVIVLISLARPDGLLGLFARRPASKGVPQ